In one Silene latifolia isolate original U9 population chromosome 10, ASM4854445v1, whole genome shotgun sequence genomic region, the following are encoded:
- the LOC141605317 gene encoding uncharacterized protein LOC141605317, which produces MCELSVAEGFVEINENLGDMIKYVANEPSVGLFYIQQHAQNAVPNVVKLKNNVTEKSTEVTFHTEDLEDSIVMTRTMKECGFPIINDMIRDIKTSLTLISSKQPVRGVISQRSSSFQVRGTSPWAPMPWGQGTSTTRDDSVKPESYFSSVLKSAKEKAVNLNWAHPHPTEASEITEVLPPDEDEELPLSSQVENEIVEETNVSTDGKTQQSAPVESDFEEFKAEREAFLEEWLTSSGTIL; this is translated from the coding sequence ATGTGTGAGCTCTCAGTTGCTGAAGGATTTGTGGAGATTAATGAAAACCTGGGAGATATGATTAAGTACGTTGCCAACGAACCTTCCGTAGGTCTGTTCTACATCCAGCAACATGCTCAGAATGCAGTACCCAATGTtgtaaagctcaagaacaacgTTACAGAGAAGTCAACTGAAGTGACTTTCCACACCGAAGATCTAGAAGATTCTATTGTGATGACTAGGACAATGAAAGAATGCGGATTCCCCATTATCAATGATATGATTCGAGATATAAAGACGTCTCTAACCCTAATATCATCTAAACAACCAGTACGAGGCGTGATTTCACAGAGGAGCTCCAGCTTTCAGGTCCGTGGGACCAGCCCTTGGGCCCCGATGCCCTGGGGACAGGGGACAAGTACTACTCGGGATGACAGTGTGAAGCCGGAAAGTTACTTTTCAAGCGTCTTGAAATCTGCCAAAGAAAAGGCAGTTAACCTGAATTGGGCTCATCCCCATCCCACTGAGGCGAGCGAAATCACAGAAGTATTGCCTCCAGATGAAGATGAGGAACTGCCATTATCGAGCCAGGTTGAAAATGAGATAGTTGAAGAAACTAATGTATCAACAGATGGAAAAACCCAACAATCAGCGCCAGTAGAGAGTGACTTTGAAGAGTTCAAGGCCGAAAGGGAAGCTTTCTTGGAAGAGTGGCTTACAAGTTCCGGTACCATCCTCTAG
- the LOC141605316 gene encoding mitogen-activated protein kinase homolog NTF3, translating into MATPVEPPNGVRSPGKHYFSMWQSLFEIDTKYVPIKPIGRGAYGVVCSSINKENNEKVAIKKINNAFENKVDALRTLRELKLLRHLRHDNVIALKDVMVPAHPRDFKDVYLVYELMDTDLHQIIKSSQALTNDHCQYFLFQLLRGLKYLHSANILHRDLKPGNLLINANCDLKICDFGLARTSSGKGQFMTEYVVTRWYRAPELLLCCDKYGTSIDVWSVGCIFAELLGRKPLFPGTECLNQLKLIINILGSQRDADLEFIDNPKAKRFIRSLPYSVGTSLSRLYPAAHPLAIDLLQKMLVFDPTKRISVTEALQHPYMSPLFDPRANPPAQFPLDLEIDEDLDEDMIREMMWMEIMHYHPEATPVTL; encoded by the exons ATGGCGACGCCTGTCGAGCCTCCGAATGGGGTGAGATCCCCAGGGAAGCATTACTTTTCAATGTGGCAATCTCTGTTTGAGATTGACACAAAATATGTGCCAATTAAGCCGATTGGTCGTGGCGCATATGGAGTTGTTTGCTCCTCTATTAATAAGGAGAATAATGAGAAAGTTGCTATTAAGAAGATCAATAATGCTTTTGAAAATAAAGTTGATGCGTTGAGGACGTTGCGTGAATTGAAGCTCCTTCGACACCTCAGGCATGATAATGTGATCGCTTTGAAGGATGTCATGGTGCCTGCTCATCCTAGGGATTTTAAGGATGTGTATTTGGTGTATGAACTTATGGACACCGATCTTCATCAGATTATTAAGTCCTCTCAAGCTCTTACCAATGATCATTGCCAATATTTCTTGTTCCAG TTGCTTAGAGGCCTGAAATATCTCCACTCGGCAAATATCCTTCATCGAGACTTGAAGCCGGGTAATCTTCTTATAAATGCAAATTGTGATCTTAAAATTTGCGATTTCGGGTTAGCTCGAACAAGTAGCGGCAAGGGCCAATTCATGACGGAATACGTGGTTACACGATGGTATCGAGCCCCCGAACTTCTCTTATGCTGCGACAAGTACGGGACTTCTATTGACGTGTGGTCAGTCGGGTGCATTTTTGCCGAGCTTCTTGGCCGTAAACCCTTATTCCCGGGAACCGAGTGTCTTAACCAGTTGAAACTAATCATCAACATTCTTGGGAGCCAAAGAGATGCCGATCTCGAATTTATCGACAACCCAAAAGCCAAGAGGTTCATAAGATCACTACCTTATTCTGTTGGCACCTCTTTGTCCCGTCTTTACCCAGCTGCCCACCCCTTGGCTATCGATCTCTTGCAAAAGATGCTAGTTTTCGATCCAACAAAGAGAATTAGTGTTACTGAAGCACTTCAACATCCATACATGTCTCCTTTATTTGATCCTCGAGCTAATCCTCCCGCTCAATTCCCACTTGATCTTGAAATCGATGAAGATTTGGACGAAGACATGATTCGAGAAATGATGTGGATGGAGATTATGCATTACCATCCTGAAGCTACCCCTGTTACTTTATAG
- the LOC141607243 gene encoding uncharacterized protein LOC141607243 yields MYVEISINGKSTRAMIDTWASHNFVTPDEAKRLEMKLNRESGSMKDVHSSAKPIQGVAKEVAIKMGDWTGKLDFTSVPMDNFNIVLGMDFLKRTPAFLASHNGSLMMIGSKPCLVKAVEGERKLKGLLLSAMQLKRGLQKGEPTYLCTVSMKEDTYVVSVEPQVKEVLEDNKDVMPDQLPMTLPPRRLVDHQIELIPGTRPPARGPYRMAPP; encoded by the coding sequence ATGTACGTGGAAATAAGCATCAATGGGAAGTCCACTCGAGCTATGATAGATACATGGGCCTCCCACAATTTCGTTACCCCCGACGAGGCGAAAAGACTTGAGATGAAGTTGAACCGAGAAAGTGGTAGCATGAAAGACGTCCATTCCAGTGCCAAGCCGATTCAGGGTGTAGCTAAAGAAGTGGCGATCAAGATGGGCGATTGGACTGGAAAACTTGACTTCACCAGCGTTCCGATGGATAATTTCAATATCGTCCTTGGAATGGATTTCTTAAAGCGAACCCCGGCCTTCTTGGCATCCCACAATGGATCTCTAATGATGATCGGGTCAAAACCATGTCTTGTGAAAGCCGTAGAAGGCGAGAGAAAGCTGAAGGGACTTCTCCTCTCAGCGATGCAATTGAAGAGGGGACTCCAAAAGGGAGAACCGACGTACCTGTGTACCGTGTCCATGAAGGAGGACACTTACGTTGTATCCGTGGAACCACAAGTAAAGGAAGTGTTGGAGGACAACAAGGACGTGATGCCAGATCAGTTGCCTATGACTCTACCGCCACGGCGGTTGGTGGACCATCAAATTGAGTTAATTCCAGGGACAAGACCTCCCGCTCGAGGGCCATACCGGATGGCACCCCCATAG